The genomic segment ACCGCAGTGTATGCAGTGCATACATTGGGCTTGCGGTGATCCTCCTCGGGGTGTGGGTTGCCGGTGATCGCGGTGACGGCCCCGCGGTCCGTGCGGTCGGCGCGTGCATCTTTCGCCGCGGGCTTGCCGCCGTGTTTGCGTCGGCACTGCACGAGCCCTTCGGTCGGCCGTGGGATGGGAGAGCAATGAAAGCTGTAGCGATCACGCAACCGGGTGGCCCCGAGGTCCTGGAGTGGATCGACGTCGAGGATCCGCGGCCCGCGCCCGGCGAGGTCGTCGTCGATGTGAGCGCCAGTGCCCTGAATCGGGCCGACGTCATGCAGCGCTGGGGGTTGTACCCGCTGGCGCCGGGCACGTCCCCGTACCCGGGGCTGGAGATCTCGGGTCGGATCAGCGCCGTCGGTGGGGGTGTGACCGGCCGGCGGGTGGGTGACGAGGTGTGCGCGTTGCTGACCGGGGGTGGCTATGCCCAGAAGGTGGCCGTGCCGGCGGGGCAACTGCTGACGGTTCCTCGGGGGGTCGGCCTGGTCGAGGCGGCGGCCCTGCCCGAGGCCGCGGCCACGGTGTGGTCCAACCTCGTCATGACCGCGGGACTCACGGCGGGCGAGACACTGCTCGTACACGGCGGCGGCGGGGGTATCGGCACTTTCGCGATCCAGGTCGCCAAGGCGCTGGGGGCACGTGTGGTCACCACCGTGGGCGGCCCCGAGAAGGCCGCCCAGGCGCGGGAGTTGGGGGCCGACGTGACGATCGACTACCGCACGGAGGACTTCGCCGAGCAGGGCCCGTACGACGTGATCCTCGACGTGGTCGGCGGCGGCTACCTCGAACGCAACGTGCGTTCCCTCGCCGCGGACGGACGACTGGTCGTCATCGGCCTGCAGGACGGCCTGGAGGGCTCGTTGAACCTGGCGGATTTGGTGTTCAAGCGGTTGTCGGTGCACGGTACGACGCTGCGCACGCGTTCCGCCGTCCAGAAGGCGGCCATTGTCGCGGACGTGCAGCGTCACGTCTGGCCGATGATCGAGAGCGGGGCCGTTCGGCTGGTCGTGGACCGGACACTGCCGATGTCCCAGGCTGCCGAGGCGCACCGGGTGATGGAGTCCGGCGGGCACACCGGCAAGATCGTGCTCGTGAACGACTGACACGACCGTGCCGCGCCGCGCACCGGCCTATGGTGCCATCGGCCCGGCTCTGCGGTGGGGCGGCCGTCCCGCTCCGCCGCGTCGGCTTTCGGGGCTGCCGGGCGGCGTTGTCGCAGGATCGCGGCGAGCATCGTGACGACGATTCCGGCGAGCGCCCAGGAGGAGAGCACCAGCAGGGCCGAGGTCATGGCGTTGCCGTGGAAGTAGGCGATCGAACGGGCCGCCCAGGTACCTGCGCCGGGAGGAAGGGCCGGGCCGATCGCCTGCCGGAACGGCGGCAGCACCGGTTGGGGAAACGCGCCGCCCGCGCTCGGGTTGCCCGCACGAGCAGGATGGCCAGGCCGATGATGCCGAAGAGCCCTTGGGGGGCGAGGGTGGCGGACCCCACCGCGAAGTGATCAAGGCGCCGAGCCACCACAGTGACACCAAAACGCTGCCCGGCAGGGTCCCCAGGATCGGTCCGACGATGACCGCGCCGCCGAGTCCGCCGGCGATCGCGACGAGCGTCATGGTGCCCAGCCGTGTCGCTGCCCGGATGGGGTTGGCGGGGCGGGCGCCGGCGCTGATCGCCAGGGTCGACGCGCACCGGTAGGCCCCGACGCACCAGCCGATGACGAGGTGGAAGGCCGGCAAGGCATTGAAGTCGTGCGGGGATGCCGGGGCCACGTCGACCGTGTGGACGGTGCGGCCCTGCGTGCGGCCCTGCGTGCGGTCC from the Embleya scabrispora genome contains:
- a CDS encoding NAD(P)H-quinone oxidoreductase: MKAVAITQPGGPEVLEWIDVEDPRPAPGEVVVDVSASALNRADVMQRWGLYPLAPGTSPYPGLEISGRISAVGGGVTGRRVGDEVCALLTGGGYAQKVAVPAGQLLTVPRGVGLVEAAALPEAAATVWSNLVMTAGLTAGETLLVHGGGGGIGTFAIQVAKALGARVVTTVGGPEKAAQARELGADVTIDYRTEDFAEQGPYDVILDVVGGGYLERNVRSLAADGRLVVIGLQDGLEGSLNLADLVFKRLSVHGTTLRTRSAVQKAAIVADVQRHVWPMIESGAVRLVVDRTLPMSQAAEAHRVMESGGHTGKIVLVND